The sequence CAAGGATGCCGTCGCGAAACGCGATCGTGGCGCACGCGCCTAGAAGACCACTGAACGCAGCCCACAACAGCATTGTATGTTCGTCCGAGAAGCGGAAGCGGCGACGGAACAGAAATCTATATTTCAGGATCGCGCTGAGCATAACTGTAGATTTTTTCGACAAAGATACTTGGCATCAATGCAGGCACCGCACGTTAATCGCTAAGTGCCTGGCGGCATATCAAGTGAGTTTCAATACACGCTTGGCATTACCTGAAAATACAGCATCCAGCACGTCGCCACGGAAGCCAAGCTTCTGATAATCCTCGACGGACTGTCCCATTGGCCGGAACGGGTAAGAACTACCAAACAGAAGCTGATCTTTCATGAAGCCGTTAGCAGCTTCGACATACAAGCTACTACCAGGCAAAAAGATATACATGTCAGGCACGATAAAGACGTTCTCGTAGCGGAAGGCGACGCCGATTATTTCGTTCACACGGGGATAAAATCCGTGATAACAGACGATGGATAAATTCGGAAAGGCGCGCGCCAGGCGTCCTATTGCGGCAGGATCATTGTGATCGAAGTTAGGTGTGGTGGGGCCCGACATCACGCACACAGGTACATTGAGCTGGGCACATACTTCGTAGATGGGAAAGAAAATCGGATCGTCAGCATGGGTTGGAACCGCACCAAAGCCTGGCTCCAGATTAATCCCCTTGAGGCCCAACTCATTGATGGCGCGCTCGACTTCTTTGGCGGCGCCCTGGCTACCCAACGCGTAAGGATCGACCGATCCGATACCGACCAATTCTTTGTATTTATTCGTGATCTTGTAAATCTCATCGTTGCTATGACGAATGCCGGGAATATCACGTCCGACGACAACCGCCGTCTGGATGCCGCTTCCGCGTACGTCATCGACGAAGCCCTTGATCGTTTTCGAGCGGGTAAAGTGCTCATCATTCTTAGCGCCTACGCGGCGGTTTAGCCATTTCACGACATCGTATTCTTTGGTGCCGGGCGTCGCGCCGTAAAAATCATGCAAGAAAGACGGACGGCTGCGCATGTCGATAATTTCGGTTGCCATTGTTTAAGTCTCCTGTGGTGGTCTAACATTTTTTATGGAAAAGCGTTCCTGCATAAATTTTAAAAAGTTATTGCGCGACCTCTGACTTATGTGCACGTTTTGCATAAGCCTCAACAAAGTCGGCCGCGGCCTTGCTGCCGCCCGTAAAAGATTTCATTGCTTCTTCATGTAAAAGCGCCAGTGCTTCCATCTTGACTTCATTGGCGCGCTCGCAATTGACCATGTCGACCAGACGGCGCGGGCGGGGGACATCGATCTCAAGCGTGGCACGCACCCGGGCGGGGATATTGGTCATGATCAGCAGGCGGTCTGCCAGGAAGATCGCTTCGTCGATATCGGTGGTGACAAAAAAACTGGTCCTGCGGGACTCGTCGAACAACCCGGCGTAGTACTCCCACATCAGCTCCTTTGACATGGCGTCAAGACCGCGAAACGGCTCGTCCAGAATCATCACTTCAGGATTGTTGATCATCGCCCGTGCCAGTTCGGCGCGGCGTTGCATTCCCCCGGAAAGCTGTGGTGGATATTTTTTACGAAACGCTGTCAGACCCACTTTGTGCAGCAAAAATTCCGCCAGATCGCGGGCTTGCTGGGTATCTTCCCCACGTGCTCGCGGTCCGAACATGATGTTGTCATAGGTTGTCATCCACGGGAATAATGCCGACTCCTGAAATACGACCAGTCGATCACGCCCTGGTTTGGTGATCGATTTGCCGTTGAGTGTCATCGTCCCCGTTGTGGGCGCTTCGAAAC is a genomic window of Glaciimonas sp. CA11.2 containing:
- a CDS encoding amidohydrolase family protein; this translates as MATEIIDMRSRPSFLHDFYGATPGTKEYDVVKWLNRRVGAKNDEHFTRSKTIKGFVDDVRGSGIQTAVVVGRDIPGIRHSNDEIYKITNKYKELVGIGSVDPYALGSQGAAKEVERAINELGLKGINLEPGFGAVPTHADDPIFFPIYEVCAQLNVPVCVMSGPTTPNFDHNDPAAIGRLARAFPNLSIVCYHGFYPRVNEIIGVAFRYENVFIVPDMYIFLPGSSLYVEAANGFMKDQLLFGSSYPFRPMGQSVEDYQKLGFRGDVLDAVFSGNAKRVLKLT
- a CDS encoding ABC transporter ATP-binding protein, with the translated sequence MINDVNPAITGISFPKELRSSGEICVDNVSKSYGAGQFTKEVVQDCSFTIERNKLTVMIGPSGCGKSTLIRLLAGFEAPTTGTMTLNGKSITKPGRDRLVVFQESALFPWMTTYDNIMFGPRARGEDTQQARDLAEFLLHKVGLTAFRKKYPPQLSGGMQRRAELARAMINNPEVMILDEPFRGLDAMSKELMWEYYAGLFDESRRTSFFVTTDIDEAIFLADRLLIMTNIPARVRATLEIDVPRPRRLVDMVNCERANEVKMEALALLHEEAMKSFTGGSKAAADFVEAYAKRAHKSEVAQ